ACAGGCTTAGTCTCTCCTTTACTTCTATTAAAGCAGCACAGGAAATCATCCCTGTGCTAAAGTCTAAACCTGGCGCCGTCTGCAGTCCCCATCAGTCATAGCAACCCCCTACTCCCATTCAATCGTCGCTGGGGGTTTTCCTGAGATATCGTACACCACGCGCGCAATGCCGGGGACCTCATTGATAATGCGATTGGCTACTAACTCTAGAAAATCCCCCGGTAGCCGGGCCCAGCGGGCGGTCATAAAGTCGATGGTCTCTACCGCCCGTAGCGCAATGACCCAGGCATATTGTCGGCCATCGCCCATGACGCCTACCGAACGAACCCCTAGAAATACTGCGAAGGCTTGACTGACTTGATAGTAGAGCCCTGCTTGCTGCAGGGCTTCCATAAAAATAGCATCGGCTTGGCGCAGTAGGTCACAGTAGGTGGCACGCACTTCACCCAGAACCCGTACCCCGAGTCCCGGTCCCGGAAAGGGGTGACGATAGAGGAGTTCATAGGGCAAGCCTAACTCTAAACCAATGGCACGCACCTCATCTTTAAAGAGCTTCTGTAAGGGTTCTAACAGTTTTAAGGTCATCGTCTCAGGCAAGCCACCAACATTGTGGTGCGATTTGATTACCTGGGCTTTCCCGGTGGCTGAGGCGGCTGATTCAATGATATCCGGGTAAATGGTCCCTTGCGCTAACCACTTGATCTCTGGGTATTGCCCTGCTTGCTCATCGAACACCTCAATAAATAGATGACCGATCACTTTTCGTTTGGCTTCTGGATCGACCACCCCTTGTAGTGCCGCAAAAAACCGCTGTTCAGCCTGAACGGTTGTTAAATGCAGCCCAAAATGCTCAGCAAAAGTTTGACGAACCTGTTCTGCTTCCTGCCAGCGTAATAGGCCATTATCCACAAAGATACAGTGCAGTCGCTGGCCCAGCGCACGGTGGAGTAGCAAGGCGGTCACTGCTGAGTCCACCCCGCCAGAGAGCCCGAGGATCACCTGCTCCTCTGCTCCAACCTGCTGTTGAATGTTTGCGACTAACTCGTCAATAATCGACTGCGGTGTCCAGCTCGGCGTACAGCCACAAATTTGCTGTACAAAACGCGCTAAAATCCGCAGGCCTTGGGGGGTATGCGTCACCTCTGGGTGAAACTGTATCCCGTAAAAACCTCTGGCTTCATCGGCCATCGCGGCCAGCGGACAGTTCGGGGTACTGGCCAGGCTCACAAACTCCTTCGGTAACTGCGTCACCTGATCACCATGGCTCATCCACACTTTGAGCAGCGGATCACCGTGAGCTGTCAGGCTATCTTCAATGTTATCGAATAAAGCACTAGCGGTATGCAGTACCACTTC
This genomic stretch from unidentified bacterial endosymbiont harbors:
- the guaA gene encoding glutamine-hydrolyzing GMP synthase — protein: MQTNSPEQRLLILDFGSQTSQLIARRVRECGVYCELWDGSVSAAKIREFNPRGIILSGGPDSSLAVDSPRPAEAIFHLGVPLLGICYGMQIMACQLGGEVTPAAAREFGYAEVVLHTASALFDNIEDSLTAHGDPLLKVWMSHGDQVTQLPKEFVSLASTPNCPLAAMADEARGFYGIQFHPEVTHTPQGLRILARFVQQICGCTPSWTPQSIIDELVANIQQQVGAEEQVILGLSGGVDSAVTALLLHRALGQRLHCIFVDNGLLRWQEAEQVRQTFAEHFGLHLTTVQAEQRFFAALQGVVDPEAKRKVIGHLFIEVFDEQAGQYPEIKWLAQGTIYPDIIESAASATGKAQVIKSHHNVGGLPETMTLKLLEPLQKLFKDEVRAIGLELGLPYELLYRHPFPGPGLGVRVLGEVRATYCDLLRQADAIFMEALQQAGLYYQVSQAFAVFLGVRSVGVMGDGRQYAWVIALRAVETIDFMTARWARLPGDFLELVANRIINEVPGIARVVYDISGKPPATIEWE